The Oryza brachyantha chromosome 7, ObraRS2, whole genome shotgun sequence genomic interval ttCTATGTCCAGCACTAGatcattttttgttgtattaaaACTACAGCATTGTTCATATTAAACCATAATTAAGGCATTATCTAAGGAAATAACATCCACAGATCATGCATTGCCTTCTTGTGAATTAAACAAACTGCACATCATAGGCAGCAAAACTACAAAGTTAAGTAACCTGTAAACTTCTTGCCAAAGCCTCGTCTTCCATGATCTGACGATTCCTTTTGACAACTACACTATCTTCCTCACTGTGCCTCTTCCCCTTTTTTAACTCACTGGAACCCATCAATGCGGAACTTCTACGGTCATCCCCCACATTCACATACTTAACAAAATATTCACCAGGGATCAGTTCCAGGACATCATCATGTACAATCTTCACTCTCTCTTGAGCACAAACCTTCCTCCTCTGGCCCTCTGACCGGACAACGACAGGATTTGGTCCTTCCTGGAAATCCATTGCCAATGAACTACAGGTTATTTTTCTGAAACAAAAGACATCAAAACAAAACCACACAGTTCATTGGACACGCACCACTACAACTTCAGTGGAACCATCGGCCGTGGCGTGTAGGCTCAGATGCTTGCGGCTGATTCTCTTGTCAACGACCACCAGATGATTCCTCCCAATGACATTGGCACCCAGATAGATCGGAATGCTTAACACCGTTCCATTTGACGACCCAGCATTTCCTTCAGCAATGGGGACTAGAGTGCCAACCCGTACCTACAAAGCAATACACGTATCAgctcagcagcagcacatACATCCTCACTACACTAATGTTAAATCTCCAAAGGAAAAATACTGATCATCAAAACAAGATGGGACGCTGCAGCGATTCCATCCGGTTCCAAATAGCACGCATATCATCATCAACGAACCCGCTCGGCACTCAATAGAACAAACACGCGCAGAGAGAGGAAGATATAGTATGGAAGGAAACGTACTTGAGACGAGGACGACATGGGCGAGGTCGTTGGCTTGACtccaaaccctaaaccctagccCTCCCTCTCCACCCAAATTGGAATCCAACCCTACTACATGGAGAGACGGAGAAGGAGAACTGAGGAACGAGAAGACGGAGGCTCAAGCAGAGCCATTCGAGAACtgaggaaagagaagacgGCGGCTGCCATACCTTGGCCGGGAGCCCTACCCCCCGGCGGCGAGAGCAGAAGCAGCACAGCTATGGCGCGGCTGGGCGCGACCGCGCGATCAGGCGGtcggcaggcaggcaggccgACGGGGGAGCGGACGGGCCGGCCCAAAACGGCCCAAATGAGAGAAACCCTAGGGGAAAAAATCCCAGGAGGCAGTGTCGGCACTCGCGGGGGTTTTCAACTAATTGCCACTTTACTCGATGGCTCGTTCTCAAATGCTACTCTGTTCATgaacttgtattttttatcatgaGGGCCCACCAATAATTGATTCAATGCCATTGTGACTATTCTTTTGCCACCACGTTAGATGGTTGCATGGCAGCCCAATGCGAAATTCCATCTCTATCCTTGCACGATTGTAAAAGGGAGATTCAGCCCGCACAGGATTTTCATTTCACTCCTGGCTTGCCTCTCTAGTTCGTCTCTCCATCTCCCTGTAGCTTTGATTTCATCAGCAGTAGTGGAACGATGTCACCGATGTGAGGTATGAGAGCTAATGTGTTGTTCTTCCCCTTTTTCTTCTCAGTTTGGCATCATTTATGTGCTCACATTTGGTTGTTTTTCTGTAGAACGAATGGTATAGGGTTTGGATTGAGGGATTCATGGCACCACCCGAATGCCCGCCATGGTAAGATGCGAATCccatgtatttttctttgcatTTTTCAGTGTGGCATTCAAGCAATTAAGGAGTTAGATGTAAACCCTAACTCCAAATCccccatgtttttttttgcggtAGGCTTGATCCTCATACTGCATTTAGAATAAATGTTAGAATCTCCCCGTACACCGCTAAATTGGACGATGGTTCTAATTTGGCAATGGATGGGCAAGAGGATAACTGGTGGGTGAATGGTGTAGTTAGCATGGACCGTTTGGTGGAGGATTTAAAGAGTCAAACCATTTGGGGTAGCCAGCAAAAGCCTATTTTCTATGGAACTGACCATCGAACTAGCTGCACAATTGCTATTTCAAGCAATTTGGTATTAATGTCTCAGTTTTCAGAGAGATTTGATAGCAAAGTGCTTTCTTTATCTGTTAAGATAGTGGACAAAGCATCCTCCTCTTTAGATGATGCTCCTGTCAATACTGCTATTATCCATGTTGATGGTGGTTCTATAGTTCAAGATACTCCTGATTGTGCTGAATTTGTTGCTACAAGTCCTGGTGCTGGCCCTTGTGGTGCTGATCCTTCTATAGCTGCTATCCCTAAGGGTATTCCTATTGGTGATATTAACTGGGATGAACTAAGCATCCAACCATTGACAATTGAGGGTGGTACCTGTCATGTGGCTTTTAATGAGGATGAGATGTTTGAGTTGCTTGGACTAGGAGCTTGTGATGGTGGTGTAGAAGCAACAGCGACAGAAGCAACATCCAACCAACATCTAGTTGATCTAGAGAAAGAAATGAATGATGCAGCCATTCCAGTTTCTGATGATGTGGAAGTTGAACCAAACAGGGATTGGGACAGAGATGATCCTGATATGTCTGTTGATACCATTTATCCAAACATGCCAGAATTCAGAATGGCTATCAGGCAATATGCAATCAATGAGGAATTTGAGCTTGGCATAGAGAAGTCTGATCCAACCAGGTTTAGGGGATTCTGTTGTGCAAATGGATGTCCATGGGGAATTGTAGCCAAGACACAACATGATAAGACTGTCAGGGTATAATCCCTGATGATAACCacttgttagttttttttcttactttgttgctaagggggtgtttgtttctctccaactttttttagtccctgtcacatcgaatgtttggacacccATACTTTGGGCTATTTTgtgagattaattaggcttaaaaaattgtctaatgaaaaagcctttatttatgcaattagttttgttatcagtctatatttaatactcctaattaacatccaaacatccaatgtgacaaggactaaaaaaaagtccctggatccaaacaacccctaagtTACTTGTTTCTAGCTTGCTTGCTTTGATATGCAGGTGCAAATAAAGTCTGATAAGCATGAATGTACCTCTACCAATAGAGTTCTTGGAAGAATGGCAACTCAAGCATGGGTGGCTGACAGGGTTGCTACAACATTGAGGAAGAAGCCGAGCATAGGTGCTAAGGAACTTAAGAACATGttagaagaaaaatacaagGTACAAATTCCTTATGCCACTGTTTGGAAGGGTAAAGAGAGGGCAATCAAGAATATATGGGGTTCATGGGATGATGGCTTTGATTCGTTGTATAATTTTAAGGCTGAGATAGAGTTGATGTGTCCCGGCGGTTTAGTTGAGATTGGGACCAAGAAAATAGATGGTAAAGTTCACTTTGATcgatttttttgttgctttcaGCCTTGTGTAAGGGGATTCTTATTAGGATGTAGAAAATATCTTAGCATTGATTCTACTGCCCTCAATGGGAAGTGGAATGGTCACATGGCAGCTGCAAATGCTTTAGATGGTCACAATTGGATGTACCCTGTGGTCTTTGGATTTTTTGATGCGGAAACTACTGATAATTGGACTTGGTTCATGGAACAACTAGCAATATGTATAGGCAATGTGGAAGACCTAGCTATATGTACAGATGCTTGCAAGGGTCTAGAGAATGCAGTTGAGCGAGTGTTCCCTAACTGTGAGAAGAGGGAATGCTTTAGACACTTGATGGGGAACCTAGCAAAGAGAAAAACCGGGACAGTGTATGGAAACCTATGGCCAGCAGCTAGAGCATATAGGTCTGAGTATATGAATACCACCTGAACAAGGTCTTAGAAGCTGATTCTGAAGTTGAAAGGTGGTTGCAAACACATCATAGTCTCCTATGGGCAAGATCCAAATTTTCGACCAAGATAAAGTGTGACTTCATCACTAACAATGTTGCTGAGTCATGGAATGCGTGGATCAAAGAATTCAAGGAGCTGCAAGTTGATGCTCTAGCAGATGCAATCAGGGAGAAGACAGTAGTTTTGTGGGCAAGAAGAAGGAAGATCGGTGAAAGGTTGAAAGGTAGAAACATACTACCTGCAATTGTCACACAACTAAAGGCATCCACTAGAGGCTTAGGAAACATGAGGGTCATGAAGGGTGCAGATGATACAACAGAAGTTACTGAGCTCCACAATGGTGTTGATGTCTTTAGGCATGTGGTCTATCTTGACCAGCAGAAGTGTACATGTAGAGAGTGGCAGTTAACTGGAAAGCCATGCCCTCATGCTCTTGCAGCCATTTCTACACAGAGAAATCCTATCATGGATGACTATGTAGACCCTATTTTCTCTGTTAATTGCTTTAGGGTTGCATATGAAGGTGTTATCCCCTGCATAACCGATAAGTCTTAATGGCCAACAGTGGATAAAGGGTTCAGGTTGCTCCCACTAGTGCCCAGGCCTAGAACTGTTCCTAGGCAAAGGAAGAATAGAATTCCTTCATTTCgtgagaaaggaaaaggaaagatTAGACGACAGGTGAAATGCCCTAGATGTGGAGAACTAGGCCATAGACAAAGTAGCAAAAAATGTGCTTTGAATGGCACCAAAATGAGGTAATAATTTTGATATTCTTACTATTGCTGTCAACTTCCATTCAtatcattatatttaaattattttacctGTTGACAGGAAGAGAAAGACAAAAAAGACTACTCCAAAGGCTAGGAAAAATAAGACTGCAATGGATGAACTCCAAACTCTACCAAGATCAAAAATTGCAAGAGCTCAAGTAGCAGATAGCCCTGGTAGAGTCACTAGGAGGTGAGTATTTTGTGACCATTTTACCGTTTCATTACCATTTCACTTCTAACATGATATTCTTCCTAGTCAAACTGCTCTTTTGTCTGTTGGGGTAACACAAGGGGCTGCTGGAACACCACCAAGTGCAGCTGTACAAGTAGGCTCACAGCCTTCACCTGGGCCAGTGACAAGGAAGCAATTGGCTATGTTCCAAGCACCACCAACAGCAGCATAGTCACCAGCACATGCGAACAAGAAACCCATCAAGAAGCTCACTCCTAAAAAGAGGAAGAATCACTAATGCAAACAGTGATCTTAGTTGTCTTTTGAGGTCCAAAAACATGTTAAACATTATTATCATGTGATTGTGGGAACctattttacttttgttgTATGCACTGAGAATATGGTATATCTGGACATATATGTTGGTGGCAAGGACCATGTTATGCCAGGCATGTTTCATCTAGAAAATGTTAGGAAAACTAGGTTTAAACCTATGACATGTTGCTTTTGTTGCATGAAGAGATTGGTATGTACTGTGCTTGTTAGGGAAATATGTGTTTATTTCCTATGTTATATTGATGTATAAATTTGGGAGTTAAGCTTGTGAATGGATGTGTATATTTTCGATGCAAAGTATCTATCTGTGTCGtcaaatttactctaaaaaagGTTAGGGGTAGCATTGTCTTTTAACAACTTGTCCAGATGATATGACATTGAGGTGGAGACATAATATGGTGAGAATGACACAAATCAACAATTGTTACATTTCAATGGCAAAAAATAGAGGTTAACAAGGAGAATGTCATTTGGGAACGTGGCAACGAATAAAGGGGCAAATAGTTGAAAGACCCGCACTCGCGCACCTCGCGTCCTCGCACCGTCGCACGCCCGGACGCAGCCGCAGGCCGAGACCGagccgaagccgccgccgcccgccgtcgtcgttccGCCTTGCCGGAGGCGGCCGGAGCGGAGGTGGTCCAGGCGGCGTCGTCGCATCAacctctctctgtctctcccCTCCCGACTCCCGTtctccccacccccacccgcCCACTCCCCAATCCCACCGGCcagcggctgagcggcggactggcgcccggcggcggaggccgaaGGGGGCAGCgggccggcgagggcgcgagGGGGGCTGTCAGCTGTGGACCTGCGGCCGGCACTGCCAGGTGGcagcggctgagcggcgggtcggcgcccggcggcggagggggcgtccggggcggcgacggcgagccggcgaggCCGCGAGGCCGCGAGGGGCTGTGGACCTGCGGGCTGCAGCAGCCGGCTGCCGGCGTAATCTGACACTTCTCGGTGAGGGAATAGAAGACCAGAGATTTAAATTGTTGAACTAATATTGAATGGTGGTATTGTGAATTTCTGGTTTTACTTTTTGATGTACCGAATCACAATTGTGAATTTGTGAATTGTGAATCTGTGATTGATATTAGTTCAATAATTTAGAAGAATAGAAGATGGAtgggaaaggaaaaggaaagatAACAgcgaattatatatatctaccGACTGCCGGCTATACATTCTCTTTCTATTTCtttacatcaatatatatatatatccattatcaatttactattattttattgattttttttgcagagAGTAATAGCAAATTATTCATATCTCTATCATCTATGCACTATGCTCTCCTCTTGCGTCGAATCTATATTTTCTTAAGGTACAATTCAACTTTAAAGCTCGCTTATAcgtttttaatttaaatgttagaCTTGGTGTAACTGCAGCCTCTTATATTATCATGTAAAGGAGAAATTTTATTATGCACTTAGCATTACACTTAGCTCTCCGCCatacctctttttttttccatcctccGCCACTGACAGCATGGCGGTTCCAGAGGTATTGCGGAAACTGACGCCCTGTTCTTGGGAGCAACGCACAACTGAAGTATTAACTCCTACTGCTTTAACTTGACTGGATTCAGTTTTTCAGTGAGCTGTGATTTCTAGCATAATTATGGCTATCCTACATCATGATTTGTTCATATTCTTTGGTAGTGAGAGTAGTCCAGTAGCAGCCAAGAGTATCTTTAAGATAGAAGCGAGATATGGGAAACTTACTCTTCAGACTTATGTAAAGACTGTAAAGATGATAAACGTATGTTCAATCCCCTAAAATCGCTGCCTTTGTCAATTTCAGTCACACTAGAGATTAATGCTCGGGTTTTGTGATTAGACTGTCATTCCAATCACCTTTCTATAAGGGATGTTC includes:
- the LOC102720620 gene encoding uncharacterized protein LOC102720620, with amino-acid sequence MVAWQPNAKFHLYPCTIVKGRFSPHRIFISLLACLSSSSLHLPVALISSAVVERCHRCENEWYRVWIEGFMAPPECPPWLDPHTAFRINVRISPYTAKLDDGSNLAMDGQEDNWWVNGVVSMDRLVEDLKSQTIWGSQQKPIFYGTDHRTSCTIAISSNLVLMSQFSERFDSKVLSLSVKIVDKASSSLDDAPVNTAIIHVDGGSIVQDTPDCAEFVATSPGAGPCGADPSIAAIPKGIPIGDINWDELSIQPLTIEGGTCHVAFNEDEMFELLGLGACDGGVEATATEATSNQHLVDLEKEMNDAAIPVSDDVEVEPNRDWDRDDPDMSVDTIYPNMPEFRMAIRQYAINEEFELGIEKSDPTRFRGFCCANGCPWGIVAKTQHDKTVRV